The proteins below are encoded in one region of Flavobacterium nackdongense:
- a CDS encoding RNA polymerase sigma factor → MQEEKDFIQELLHPKTRNTAFEKLLREYQKPLYHHIRNIVLNHDDADDVLQNTFIKVFQNLEKFKGESKLFSWMYRIATNEALTFLKQKAKKSGISSEALQNKAIDNLQADVYFEGNDIQIQLQKAIVLLPEKQQLIFKMKYFEELKYEEISEILGTSVGALKASYHIAVKKIEAFVTTN, encoded by the coding sequence TTGCAAGAGGAAAAAGATTTTATTCAAGAGTTATTGCACCCCAAAACGCGAAATACAGCGTTTGAAAAACTCTTGAGGGAATATCAAAAGCCCTTGTACCATCACATCCGAAACATCGTATTGAACCACGATGATGCCGATGATGTATTGCAAAACACTTTTATAAAAGTATTTCAAAATCTTGAAAAATTCAAGGGAGAAAGTAAACTCTTTTCGTGGATGTACCGCATTGCAACTAATGAAGCTCTAACTTTTTTGAAGCAAAAGGCAAAAAAAAGTGGCATTTCATCCGAAGCATTACAAAACAAAGCCATCGATAACCTACAAGCTGATGTCTATTTTGAAGGTAACGACATTCAAATCCAATTGCAAAAAGCGATTGTATTATTACCCGAAAAACAACAACTCATTTTCAAAATGAAATATTTTGAAGAATTAAAATACGAAGAAATCTCAGAGATTCTTGGAACCTCGGTGGGAGCTTTGAAAGCATCCTACCATATTGCAGTTAAAAAAATAGAAGCCTTTGTGACCACCAATTAA
- a CDS encoding sensor of ECF-type sigma factor — MKTNKLILIFCLIFSVHSFAQPKMEEKKEQIRALKVGFITNELKLTADEATKFWPLYNAYDDKQFELRHQKMKAFKGRMEADLDKMSEKEAAALLAQMESNEDELYQIRKKFVTSLKGILPSVKIIKLKKAEDDFNKKLLEQYRNKGPRR, encoded by the coding sequence ATGAAAACAAACAAACTTATACTTATATTTTGCCTTATATTTTCGGTTCATTCTTTTGCACAACCCAAAATGGAGGAAAAAAAAGAGCAAATTAGAGCCTTAAAAGTGGGTTTTATCACCAATGAATTGAAATTGACCGCTGATGAAGCTACTAAGTTTTGGCCTCTTTATAACGCCTATGATGACAAACAATTTGAATTAAGACATCAAAAAATGAAAGCTTTCAAAGGCCGAATGGAAGCTGATTTAGACAAAATGAGCGAAAAAGAAGCTGCAGCGCTATTGGCACAAATGGAAAGCAACGAGGATGAATTGTATCAAATTCGAAAAAAATTCGTCACAAGCCTGAAAGGAATTTTACCTTCAGTGAAAATAATCAAGTTGAAAAAAGCAGAAGATGATTTCAACAAAAAATTACTAGAACAATATCGAAATAAAGGCCCAAGACGATAG
- a CDS encoding KUP/HAK/KT family potassium transporter, protein MSTSHKDLHSKLTLGGLLVSLGIIYGDIGTSPLYVMKAIIGQHVINADIVLGGISAVFWTLTLQTTLKYVLMTLSADNHGEGGIFALYALVKKTKIQWLIIPAIIGGSALLADGIITPPISVSSAVEGIKNIYPKIDTVPIVIGILFILFTIQQFGSKLVGRFFAPLMLIWFGMLGILGLLQIIQHFEVLKAINPYYAYHLLSIHPEGFFVLGFVFLCTTGAEALYSDMGHCGRKNIRISWIFVKTTLIANYFGQGAYLIHHEGETLMGLGGENGNPFYLIMADWFQPFGIVIATLAAVIASQALISGSFTLINEAMRLNFWPKVKIKYPSELKGQLYIPSINWLLFLGCVGVVLHFEKSSNMEHAYGLAIILCMIMTTILLNYYMILKRVKLYFMVPIITIYLAIESGFFIANITKFAEGGYVTLMIAFVLISIMTIWYFAKKINKSYTTIVNINDYTKVLLELSDDLSIPKYTTHLIYMTNAGTANEIEEKVMFSILRKRPKRADIYWFVHVNILNEPYKTEYKVTEIADKTIFRIDFNLGFREPTKINLMFKEVITDMVKKGEVDVTSRYESLNKNNIIGDFKFVLSEKYLSNDSDLTFFEKIIMNSYFFIKKMSLSEESAFNLDIGSVKVEKFPMVLHAPENIGLTRIK, encoded by the coding sequence ATGAGTACTTCGCACAAAGACTTACACAGTAAGCTCACATTAGGTGGTCTATTAGTTTCATTAGGAATCATTTACGGTGATATTGGAACTTCTCCTTTGTATGTAATGAAAGCCATTATTGGGCAACATGTCATCAATGCAGATATTGTTTTAGGTGGTATTTCGGCTGTTTTTTGGACCCTTACCTTACAAACTACCCTTAAATACGTTTTGATGACCCTTAGCGCAGACAACCACGGAGAGGGTGGAATATTTGCCTTATACGCTTTAGTCAAAAAAACTAAAATTCAATGGTTGATAATTCCTGCTATCATCGGGGGAAGTGCGCTTCTCGCCGACGGAATAATCACCCCTCCAATCTCGGTTTCATCGGCTGTCGAAGGAATTAAGAACATTTACCCAAAGATAGATACCGTCCCTATTGTCATTGGAATATTGTTCATTTTATTTACCATTCAGCAATTTGGATCTAAATTAGTGGGACGCTTTTTTGCTCCATTAATGCTAATTTGGTTCGGAATGTTGGGCATTTTGGGTTTACTTCAAATCATTCAACATTTTGAAGTTTTAAAGGCAATTAACCCGTATTATGCTTATCACTTATTGAGTATTCATCCCGAAGGTTTTTTTGTTTTAGGCTTTGTTTTTCTTTGTACAACCGGTGCCGAAGCATTGTATTCAGATATGGGACATTGTGGGCGAAAAAACATCAGAATCAGTTGGATTTTTGTCAAAACAACATTAATAGCAAACTATTTTGGTCAAGGGGCTTACCTCATTCATCACGAAGGAGAAACGCTTATGGGCCTAGGAGGCGAAAATGGAAATCCATTTTATTTAATCATGGCCGATTGGTTTCAACCCTTTGGAATTGTTATCGCAACGCTAGCCGCAGTAATAGCTTCTCAAGCCCTTATCAGTGGTTCATTTACATTAATTAATGAGGCCATGCGTTTGAATTTTTGGCCAAAAGTAAAAATTAAATATCCATCTGAATTGAAAGGACAATTGTATATTCCTTCGATAAACTGGTTATTGTTCTTGGGTTGCGTTGGTGTCGTACTGCATTTCGAAAAATCTAGTAATATGGAGCACGCCTATGGTTTGGCTATTATTTTGTGTATGATTATGACGACCATTTTGCTCAATTATTATATGATTTTAAAAAGAGTGAAACTGTATTTTATGGTGCCCATAATTACAATATATTTAGCTATTGAGTCCGGTTTCTTTATTGCTAATATTACAAAATTTGCCGAAGGAGGTTATGTTACCTTAATGATTGCTTTCGTCTTGATTTCGATTATGACCATTTGGTATTTTGCCAAAAAAATCAACAAGAGTTACACCACTATTGTCAATATCAATGACTATACTAAGGTACTGTTGGAATTAAGTGATGATCTATCGATTCCAAAATACACGACCCACCTGATCTACATGACAAACGCAGGCACGGCCAACGAAATCGAAGAAAAAGTAATGTTTTCAATTTTACGAAAAAGGCCGAAAAGAGCCGATATATATTGGTTTGTACACGTAAATATCCTAAATGAACCCTACAAAACAGAATATAAAGTTACTGAAATTGCGGACAAAACTATTTTTAGAATCGATTTTAATTTGGGATTCAGAGAGCCGACAAAAATCAACTTAATGTTCAAGGAAGTAATCACTGATATGGTCAAAAAAGGCGAAGTGGATGTCACAAGTAGATACGAATCCTTGAATAAAAACAATATTATTGGCGATTTCAAATTTGTTCTTTCTGAAAAATATTTATCGAACGACAGCGATTTGACATTCTTTGAAAAAATTATTATGAACTCGTATTTCTTCATCAAAAAAATGAGTTTATCCGAAGAAAGTGCCTTTAACTTAGACATAGGATCTGTAAAAGTCGAGAAATTCCCGATGGTGCTTCACGCTCCGGAGAATATCGGTTTAACCCGAATAAAATAA
- a CDS encoding RsmB/NOP family class I SAM-dependent RNA methyltransferase translates to MRLHRNLVYTTIDALNAIFNEGEYADKVVARSLKKDKRWGSSDRKFVAETIYEIVRWKRLYAEIAEVKEPFDRDNLWRMFSVWAVLRGYPIPDWRQLEGTPERKIKGRFDELSKIRSLKESIPDWMDELGVKELGEKVWAKEIAAQNQPAKVILRTNTLKTNKEQLRAILMDLNIETDYLKDQPDALVLKERANVFLTDAFKQGLFEVQDANSQLVAEFLDVKPGMRVVDTCAGAGGKTLHIAALMENKGQLIAMDLYESKLKQLKLRAKRDGAFNIEYRIIESTKVIKKLHEKADRVLIDAPCSGLGVLKRNPDAKWKLQPEFIDNIRKVQAEVLESYSKIVKPGGKLVYATCSVLPSENQEQVEKFLKTDIGKQFNFIKDRKILAHESGFDGFYMALLERKE, encoded by the coding sequence ATGAGATTACACAGAAATTTAGTCTACACCACCATCGACGCGCTAAACGCCATCTTCAACGAAGGCGAATATGCCGATAAAGTTGTAGCAAGATCCCTTAAAAAAGACAAACGTTGGGGCAGCTCCGATCGAAAATTTGTTGCCGAAACCATCTATGAAATTGTACGTTGGAAACGTTTATATGCTGAAATCGCCGAGGTGAAAGAACCCTTCGACCGAGATAATCTTTGGAGAATGTTCTCCGTTTGGGCTGTCTTGAGAGGCTACCCTATCCCCGATTGGCGCCAATTGGAAGGAACTCCAGAAAGAAAAATAAAAGGACGTTTTGATGAACTTTCAAAAATTAGATCCCTCAAAGAATCTATCCCCGATTGGATGGACGAATTGGGAGTGAAAGAATTAGGCGAAAAAGTTTGGGCAAAAGAAATTGCAGCTCAAAACCAACCTGCCAAAGTAATTCTTAGAACCAATACGCTAAAAACGAACAAGGAGCAATTAAGAGCCATTTTAATGGACTTGAATATTGAAACTGACTACCTGAAAGATCAACCCGATGCTTTGGTTTTGAAAGAAAGAGCTAATGTTTTCTTGACAGATGCTTTTAAGCAAGGTCTTTTTGAAGTTCAGGATGCCAACTCGCAACTCGTTGCCGAGTTTCTTGATGTAAAACCGGGAATGCGCGTAGTGGATACGTGTGCCGGTGCTGGTGGAAAAACCCTGCATATCGCCGCTTTGATGGAAAACAAAGGACAATTGATTGCTATGGATTTGTACGAAAGTAAATTGAAGCAATTGAAATTGAGAGCCAAAAGAGACGGTGCTTTCAATATCGAATACCGCATCATTGAATCGACTAAAGTCATCAAGAAACTACACGAAAAAGCCGATAGAGTATTGATTGACGCACCTTGTAGCGGTTTGGGAGTTTTGAAAAGAAATCCAGATGCCAAATGGAAATTACAACCTGAATTCATAGATAACATTCGTAAAGTTCAAGCTGAAGTTTTAGAAAGTTATTCCAAAATTGTAAAACCAGGTGGAAAATTAGTCTATGCTACTTGCTCCGTTTTACCTTCTGAAAATCAGGAACAAGTTGAAAAATTCTTGAAAACTGATATCGGAAAACAATTCAACTTCATAAAAGACCGCAAAATATTGGCTCACGAGTCTGGTTTTGATGGATTTTATATGGCTTTGTTGGAAAGAAAAGAGTAA
- the rho gene encoding transcription termination factor Rho: MFDISVLKEMKLSELQEIAKAAKTIKFNGVKKETLISQILKLQEESMVEKPAAKPADQGEADKPKRARIIAPKKAAIQKNAPNSLFAEEEIVAEPIVAEVKNDQPIEEVATEKKVGKVIKFNKSAYEKKMALQKQKEDAKVANEDTDSLETTDSSTDVVAEKTEVPENEAVAKKLNPNQLRKQNQNQNQNQNQNQNQNGNVNGNGNVNPNFKNKKNNFRDSDFEFDGIIESEGVLEMMPDGYGFLRSSDYNYLASPDDIYLSTSQIRLFGLKTGDTVKGVVRPPKEGEKFFPLVRVLKINGHDPQVVRDRVSFEHLTPIFPSEKFKIAERQSTISTRIIDLFSPIGKGQRGMIVAQPKTGKTMLLKDIANAIAANHPEVYLIVLLIDERPEEVTDMIRSVRGEVIASTFDREPQEHVKIANIVLEKAKRLVECGHDVVILLDSITRLARAYNTVQPASGKVLSGGVDANALQKPKRFFGAARNVEGGGSLSIIATALTETGSKMDEVIFEEFKGTGNMELQLDRKIANKRIFPAIDLTSSSTRRDDLLLDAKTLQRMWIMRKYLSDMNPVEAMDFINDRFKKTKNNEEFLISMND; this comes from the coding sequence ATGTTTGACATTTCTGTATTAAAAGAAATGAAGCTTTCTGAGCTTCAAGAAATAGCAAAAGCTGCTAAAACCATAAAATTTAACGGGGTAAAAAAAGAAACTTTAATTAGTCAAATTCTAAAGCTTCAAGAGGAAAGTATGGTTGAAAAACCTGCCGCTAAGCCAGCAGACCAAGGAGAAGCGGATAAGCCCAAAAGAGCTAGGATTATAGCACCTAAAAAAGCAGCTATTCAAAAAAACGCGCCCAACTCTTTGTTCGCTGAGGAAGAAATTGTTGCTGAACCAATTGTTGCTGAAGTAAAAAACGATCAGCCAATTGAAGAAGTTGCAACTGAAAAGAAAGTGGGTAAAGTAATTAAATTCAATAAATCGGCCTACGAGAAGAAAATGGCTTTGCAAAAGCAAAAAGAAGATGCCAAAGTAGCCAATGAAGATACTGATTCATTAGAAACAACGGACTCTAGCACGGATGTTGTTGCTGAAAAAACTGAAGTTCCAGAAAATGAAGCTGTTGCCAAGAAGTTAAATCCAAATCAATTACGGAAACAGAACCAAAACCAAAACCAAAATCAAAACCAAAACCAAAATCAAAATGGCAACGTTAACGGTAATGGAAATGTAAATCCCAATTTCAAAAACAAGAAAAACAACTTTAGAGATTCTGATTTTGAATTTGACGGTATCATAGAAAGCGAAGGCGTTCTAGAAATGATGCCTGATGGTTATGGTTTTTTGCGTTCTTCCGATTATAATTATTTGGCTTCGCCCGACGATATTTATTTATCGACTTCACAAATCAGATTGTTTGGTCTTAAAACGGGCGACACTGTAAAAGGAGTAGTTCGTCCGCCAAAAGAAGGTGAGAAATTCTTCCCTTTAGTACGAGTTCTGAAAATCAACGGACACGATCCACAAGTCGTTCGCGATAGAGTTTCATTCGAACATTTAACTCCTATTTTTCCATCTGAAAAATTCAAAATAGCCGAAAGACAAAGTACGATTTCAACCCGAATTATCGATTTGTTTTCACCAATAGGAAAAGGGCAACGTGGAATGATTGTCGCTCAACCGAAAACGGGTAAAACAATGTTGCTAAAAGACATTGCCAATGCCATTGCAGCCAATCATCCTGAAGTCTATTTGATTGTTTTATTGATTGATGAACGACCCGAGGAGGTTACGGATATGATTCGAAGTGTTCGTGGCGAAGTAATCGCTTCCACTTTCGATAGAGAGCCACAAGAGCACGTGAAAATTGCGAATATCGTTCTCGAAAAAGCAAAACGTTTGGTAGAATGTGGTCACGATGTGGTAATTCTTTTGGATTCGATTACGCGTTTAGCAAGAGCTTATAATACCGTGCAACCCGCATCTGGTAAGGTTTTGAGTGGTGGTGTGGATGCCAATGCATTACAAAAACCAAAACGATTCTTTGGTGCTGCCAGAAATGTCGAAGGAGGAGGTTCCTTAAGTATTATTGCCACAGCATTGACCGAAACGGGTTCGAAAATGGATGAAGTTATCTTTGAAGAATTTAAAGGAACCGGTAATATGGAATTGCAATTGGACAGAAAAATTGCCAACAAACGTATTTTCCCTGCGATTGATTTAACTTCTTCAAGTACCAGACGCGATGATTTATTGTTAGATGCCAAAACATTACAAAGAATGTGGATTATGAGAAAGTATCTTTCGGATATGAACCCAGTAGAAGCAATGGATTTCATCAACGATCGTTTCAAGAAAACAAAGAATAATGAAGAGTTTTTGATTTCGATGAATGATTAG
- a CDS encoding DUF4293 domain-containing protein — protein MLQRVQTIYLFLAFAATGILPFFIPLWTMADAKAYLFMHNQVYVVLFGLSTTLSILSIISYNKRQNQFVMGRLNIILNLILLGLFVYRSLNLSGETPAVSEKGIGMFLPVVAIVLLVLANKAIKKDEDLVKSVDRLR, from the coding sequence ATGTTACAAAGAGTTCAAACCATATATTTATTTCTAGCTTTTGCTGCGACAGGTATTTTGCCTTTTTTCATTCCATTATGGACAATGGCAGATGCTAAGGCCTATTTGTTTATGCACAACCAAGTGTATGTTGTTTTGTTTGGACTTAGTACTACGCTTTCCATTTTGAGTATCATTTCATATAATAAAAGACAAAATCAATTTGTGATGGGCAGATTGAATATAATTTTAAATTTAATTTTATTAGGCTTATTTGTATATCGTTCGCTAAATTTATCTGGAGAAACCCCCGCGGTTTCTGAGAAAGGTATTGGGATGTTTCTACCTGTTGTTGCTATCGTGTTGTTAGTCTTAGCTAACAAGGCCATCAAAAAGGACGAAGATCTTGTAAAATCTGTGGACCGTTTGAGATAA
- a CDS encoding metallophosphoesterase family protein yields the protein MKKILLLSDTHSHIDDTILKYVSQADEVWHAGDIGDLVVTDAIKKIKPLRCVYGNIDNDKARMEFPLHNRFLCESVDVWITHIGGYPGKYNPAIKAEMTANPPKLFICGHSHILKVMFDKKHNLLHMNPGAAGKSGFHLVRTMLRFVIDGDKIKDLEIIEIGKR from the coding sequence ATGAAAAAAATCCTCCTACTTTCCGATACGCACAGTCATATTGATGATACAATTTTAAAATATGTATCTCAGGCTGACGAAGTTTGGCACGCAGGCGATATTGGTGATTTGGTTGTTACGGATGCTATTAAAAAAATAAAGCCATTACGGTGTGTTTACGGTAATATAGATAATGATAAAGCCCGAATGGAATTTCCGTTGCACAACCGATTTTTGTGTGAAAGTGTCGACGTTTGGATCACTCACATTGGCGGTTATCCCGGAAAATACAATCCTGCAATCAAAGCGGAGATGACTGCAAATCCTCCAAAATTATTTATTTGTGGACATTCACATATTTTAAAAGTGATGTTTGATAAAAAGCACAATCTCTTGCATATGAACCCTGGAGCTGCCGGAAAAAGCGGTTTTCATCTAGTGAGAACGATGCTGCGTTTTGTAATTGATGGCGACAAAATAAAAGATTTGGAAATCATAGAAATAGGGAAGAGGTAG
- the truA gene encoding tRNA pseudouridine(38-40) synthase TruA: protein MRYFIKLAYNGSNYHGWQYQPNAPSVQETLNKAFSVIMNSEINLMGAGRTDTGVHAKEMYAHFDFESPFDAENTIHKLNSYLPKDIVIFDIFPVHEEAHARFDATKRTYEYHISTFKDAFSQDGSWYYHKELDLELMNQASKLLFNYTDFQCFSKVNTDVNTFDCTIFEAHWQQANSKLVFTISANRFLRNMVRAIVGTLVYVGLHKITLEDFKNIIASKNRSEAGFSVPAHGLYLTKIEYEYL from the coding sequence TTGAGGTATTTTATAAAACTGGCATACAACGGAAGCAATTATCACGGATGGCAATACCAACCCAATGCCCCTTCTGTACAAGAAACATTGAACAAAGCTTTTTCGGTAATTATGAATTCTGAAATCAATCTTATGGGAGCTGGGCGCACCGACACCGGTGTACACGCCAAAGAAATGTATGCGCATTTTGATTTCGAAAGTCCTTTTGACGCAGAAAATACAATACACAAACTCAATTCCTATTTGCCAAAAGACATCGTTATTTTTGATATTTTTCCAGTACACGAAGAGGCTCACGCTAGATTTGACGCCACAAAAAGAACCTATGAATATCATATTAGTACTTTTAAAGACGCTTTTTCGCAAGACGGAAGTTGGTATTATCACAAAGAATTAGACCTTGAGCTCATGAATCAAGCTTCAAAATTATTATTCAATTATACCGATTTTCAATGTTTTTCTAAAGTCAATACCGATGTAAATACATTTGATTGTACTATTTTTGAAGCCCATTGGCAACAAGCGAACAGTAAATTGGTATTTACCATTTCGGCCAATCGATTTTTGAGAAATATGGTGCGAGCTATTGTGGGAACTTTAGTTTATGTAGGTTTGCATAAAATTACATTGGAAGATTTCAAAAACATTATAGCGAGTAAAAACCGCAGCGAAGCAGGATTTTCAGTTCCAGCACACGGCTTGTATTTGACAAAAATTGAATATGAATACTTATAA
- a CDS encoding ABC transporter ATP-binding protein, with protein MKAKAFDTRLFKRILQYTKPYKMRFNGVIVFAISLSIFAALRPYLLKQTVDEYIKTQDKFGLLVYVSLMGFVLLLEVFSQFFFVFWANWLGQDIVKDIRNKMFKHILSFKMKYFDNVPVGQLVTRSVSDIEAIARIFSQGLFMIISDLMKMIVVLIFMFYMNWKLTWIVLVAMPVLVFFTRIFQKKMQIAFEEVRTQIANLNSFVQERVTGMKIVQLFHREDIEFEKFKSINEKHKKAWIKTILYNSIFFPIADIISSLTLGFVVLYGGIKILNGDNFTTFGDLFSYTMFIGMLFNPLRQIADKFNEMQLGMIAANRVFDILDTQDQIQDTGTIEAPIFKGSIQFKQVHFGYIANEEVIKGIDLDVKAGKTIAIVGSTGAGKSTIINLLNRFYEINSGTICIDDHNIENYTLSSLRKQIAVVLQDVFLFADTIFNNITLNNPDVSRDQVLAAAKKIGVHKFIMSLPDNYDFDVKERGVMLSSGQRQLIAFLRAYVSNPSILILDEATSSIDTYSEELIQKATETITKDRTSIVIAHRLATILKASKIVVMDKGLIVEQGTHQELVLLENGYYKKLYDSQFAVEIDDYNIN; from the coding sequence ATGAAAGCAAAAGCATTCGACACTCGACTTTTCAAAAGAATACTGCAATACACCAAGCCCTACAAAATGAGGTTCAACGGTGTGATTGTTTTTGCCATTTCGTTATCGATTTTTGCAGCTTTGCGTCCCTATTTATTGAAACAGACCGTCGATGAATACATAAAAACACAAGACAAATTTGGCCTTTTAGTGTACGTCAGTCTAATGGGTTTTGTTTTATTATTGGAAGTTTTTTCACAATTTTTCTTTGTTTTTTGGGCCAATTGGCTCGGACAAGATATCGTGAAAGACATTCGAAATAAAATGTTCAAACACATTCTAAGTTTCAAAATGAAGTATTTCGACAATGTGCCTGTAGGTCAATTGGTAACCCGTTCGGTTTCGGATATCGAAGCCATTGCACGCATTTTTAGTCAAGGATTGTTTATGATCATAAGTGATTTGATGAAAATGATTGTAGTGCTCATTTTTATGTTTTATATGAATTGGAAACTCACTTGGATTGTGCTTGTAGCGATGCCGGTTTTGGTGTTTTTTACCAGAATTTTTCAAAAGAAAATGCAAATTGCCTTCGAGGAAGTCCGAACACAGATTGCCAATTTGAATTCCTTTGTTCAAGAACGTGTGACGGGAATGAAAATCGTTCAATTATTTCATCGGGAAGACATTGAATTCGAAAAATTCAAATCCATCAACGAAAAACATAAAAAAGCTTGGATAAAAACCATTTTGTACAACTCCATCTTCTTTCCTATTGCCGATATAATTTCGTCTTTAACGCTTGGTTTTGTTGTACTTTATGGTGGAATCAAAATATTAAATGGGGACAATTTCACCACCTTTGGCGATTTGTTTTCCTACACTATGTTTATCGGAATGTTGTTCAATCCGTTGCGCCAAATTGCGGATAAATTCAACGAAATGCAACTCGGTATGATTGCTGCCAATCGTGTTTTCGATATTCTGGACACTCAAGACCAAATTCAAGATACCGGAACTATTGAAGCGCCAATTTTCAAAGGAAGTATACAATTCAAACAGGTGCATTTTGGCTACATTGCCAATGAAGAAGTGATCAAAGGAATCGATTTGGATGTCAAAGCTGGCAAAACGATCGCGATTGTTGGATCGACTGGTGCTGGAAAATCGACCATTATCAATTTATTAAATCGTTTTTACGAAATCAATAGCGGAACCATTTGCATCGATGACCACAACATCGAAAACTATACTTTGAGTTCGTTGCGCAAACAAATTGCAGTGGTTTTGCAAGACGTTTTCCTTTTTGCCGATACCATTTTCAATAATATTACCCTGAACAACCCGGATGTTTCTCGGGACCAAGTTTTGGCTGCAGCCAAAAAAATTGGCGTTCATAAATTCATTATGAGTTTACCCGATAATTATGATTTTGATGTTAAGGAACGCGGTGTAATGCTGTCTTCGGGACAACGTCAATTGATAGCTTTTTTAAGAGCTTATGTTAGCAATCCGAGTATTCTTATTCTAGACGAAGCAACTTCTTCAATCGATACCTATTCCGAAGAATTGATTCAAAAAGCGACCGAAACCATTACCAAAGACAGAACCTCAATAGTAATTGCTCACCGACTCGCCACCATATTAAAAGCAAGTAAAATTGTTGTTATGGACAAAGGTTTAATTGTCGAGCAAGGAACACATCAGGAATTAGTCCTACTGGAAAATGGATATTACAAAAAACTATACGACTCTCAGTTTGCTGTAGAAATTGACGACTACAACATTAATTAA
- a CDS encoding DUF2238 domain-containing protein yields the protein MAFTIAISKDRTPLKKNIWLQIFIVFFLINWANSYIGNTDTANWILENTLVFLFLGFLGFNYKKFQFSDLSYLLICVYLCLHVYGSKYTYAENPFGYWLKDALDLSRNHYDRIVHFSFGFLLAYPMREMFLKWLKFPAWVAWTLPIEITLSISAFYELIEWAVADVFFKAQGDAYLGTQGDIWDAQKDIFLAFMGAIIATTIVSFVKKALNIR from the coding sequence ATGGCATTTACCATTGCAATTTCCAAAGATCGTACACCACTAAAAAAGAACATTTGGCTTCAAATTTTCATTGTTTTTTTTCTGATAAACTGGGCGAATTCCTATATCGGAAATACAGATACCGCCAATTGGATCTTAGAAAACACCTTAGTATTTTTATTCCTAGGCTTTTTAGGGTTTAACTACAAAAAATTCCAATTTAGTGACCTGAGCTATTTGTTAATTTGTGTTTATTTATGCCTGCACGTGTATGGTTCAAAATATACTTATGCCGAAAATCCATTTGGTTATTGGTTAAAAGACGCACTCGATTTATCCCGAAATCATTACGACAGAATTGTACATTTTAGTTTTGGATTTTTATTGGCTTACCCAATGCGTGAAATGTTTTTGAAATGGTTAAAATTCCCCGCTTGGGTCGCTTGGACCTTACCCATAGAAATCACACTTTCAATTAGTGCATTTTATGAATTGATCGAATGGGCTGTTGCCGATGTGTTTTTCAAAGCTCAAGGAGACGCGTATTTGGGGACGCAAGGCGATATCTGGGATGCACAAAAAGATATTTTCTTGGCATTTATGGGCGCGATAATCGCTACAACAATTGTATCTTTTGTAAAAAAAGCGTTGAATATACGATAG